From a single Atribacteraceae bacterium genomic region:
- the rpoD gene encoding RNA polymerase sigma factor RpoD, which yields MTVNGKKQGSHGHVQEIWTLIESGKKKGFITFKELNDVLGDDVINVEKLDDIYNTLSDLGIEVSDEDDVTKEEVGRSGVESLKLEGIKGIGVDDPVKMYLKEIGQVPLLTSEQEVTLAKQVEAGDPNGKRKLIEANLRLVVSIAKRYVGRGMLFLDLIQEGNLGLIRAVEKFDYRRGYKFSTYATWWIRQAITRAIADQARTIRIPVHMVETINKLIRISRRLFQELGREPQPEEVAETMGVTVEKVREILKTAQEPLSLETPIGEEEDSHLGDFIEDQRVLAPPKAASFALLKEQLEDVLNTLTDRERMVLKLRFGLADGRPHTLEEVGQKFGVTRERIRQIEAKALRKLRHPNRSKKLRDYLDEAE from the coding sequence GCGGCAAGAAAAAAGGCTTTATTACCTTCAAGGAACTCAATGATGTTCTGGGTGACGATGTCATTAATGTCGAAAAGTTGGACGATATCTATAACACCCTCTCCGACCTGGGGATAGAAGTTTCCGACGAAGATGACGTTACCAAGGAAGAGGTAGGGAGAAGCGGAGTTGAAAGCCTCAAGCTCGAAGGGATCAAGGGTATCGGGGTCGACGACCCAGTAAAGATGTACCTGAAGGAAATCGGCCAGGTTCCTTTGCTTACGTCTGAGCAGGAAGTCACCCTGGCCAAGCAGGTAGAGGCCGGAGATCCGAATGGGAAACGCAAACTCATCGAAGCCAACTTACGTTTGGTCGTCAGTATTGCAAAGCGTTACGTCGGGCGGGGTATGCTTTTTTTGGACCTGATCCAGGAGGGCAACCTGGGCTTGATCCGGGCGGTAGAGAAGTTCGATTATCGGAGAGGCTACAAGTTCTCGACATACGCCACTTGGTGGATCCGCCAAGCCATTACCCGGGCCATCGCCGATCAGGCCCGTACCATACGTATTCCCGTGCACATGGTGGAAACCATCAACAAACTGATCCGGATATCGCGTCGACTCTTTCAGGAACTGGGCCGGGAACCCCAACCCGAAGAAGTGGCCGAGACTATGGGAGTCACCGTGGAGAAGGTACGGGAGATCCTCAAAACCGCCCAGGAGCCACTCTCCCTGGAAACCCCCATCGGTGAGGAAGAGGATTCCCACTTGGGGGATTTCATCGAAGACCAGAGGGTCCTGGCTCCACCCAAGGCCGCCTCTTTTGCGCTTCTCAAGGAACAGTTGGAAGATGTACTCAACACTCTCACCGATCGGGAGCGGATGGTCTTGAAACTTCGTTTCGGACTGGCCGACGGCCGCCCTCACACCTTGGAAGAGGTAGGTCAGAAATTCGGGGTGACCCGCGAACGGATCCGACAGATCGAAGCCAAGGCTCTCAGAAAATTGCGTCATCCCAACCGGAGTAAAAAATTACGGGATTATCTTGACGAGGCGGAATAA